In Pseudemcibacter aquimaris, the sequence CGAAATAACCGCAACCACACCAATTGGCTTACTCAAAATTTTATTGGTCGCGCCCAATCCATCGGGTGTATCCATTTGCCAGCTTTTCTCACCTTGTTCACGAGCAAGGTTTGCAAAAAATCTAAAATTAGCACCGCCACGGGGAATATCGATATTTTTAACCTGCGCATGCGCCTTTCCAGTATCAGCGATTTCAGCAGCGACAAAATCATCAAAACGTCGCTCAATCTCTGCCGCAACGCGGTCAAGCATATCACAGCGTTCGGCGACACTCATTTTGCCCCATTTTCCATTCATGGCATTTTTGGCTGCAAGAACCGCCTGATCCACCAGTGATTTATCCGCTTCTGAAACCCTTGCGACCAATGATCCGTCAATGGGGCTGATATCATCAAAATAATTACCATTATCGACAAATACGCCGTCGATATAGTTTTTATATATTGGTGAATTGGACAATAGAGGCTCCGAAAAATTGTTTGGTTTATTGAATAATACAGATTAAACATATAAACTAATAATAACAATATGAACCTTAATTATAATAATTTGAATATAACGTTATGACCGCTGCGCAATTAGAACATCATCTTTTATACAGGTTGAAATTTAGACAATTACGGCTGCTTGTTGCCGTGGATCACCATAGAAATATCTTAAAAGCATCCAAAGAATTAAATATTGCGCAACCGGCCGCGACCAAGAGCATTCGTGAACTTGAAGATATAATGAATGTGCCTTTATTCGAAAGATCTTCCCGTGGTGTTACACCAACACTTTACGGCGAAGTGGCCATCAAGCACGCCAAATTTATGCTAAGTCAGGTCAAACAAATCAGCGAAGAAATTACATCGATTTCACAAGGGATCACCGGACACATTAATGTAGGCACTTTACTGGCCGCGTCACCGACCCTGATCCCACAGAGCGTTTTAAAATTAAAAGAAGAACGTCCCAACATCACCGTCACCATAATCGAAGGCACCAATGATAAATTGATGCCTGCCTTACGCACAGGTGATATTGATGTGGTCGTGGGAAGACTTCCGGAATTTCGTGAACGTGAGGGTTTAAAACAAGATATTATTTATGATGAACCCATATCCATCGTTTCAAGAAAAGATCACCCATTAGCGGATCATAAAAACATTTCATTTTCCGATTTAAAAGAATATGACTGGATTTTACCGCCGCCATCCACATCATTAAGACGCCAGATTGAAAGCGAATTT encodes:
- a CDS encoding LysR substrate-binding domain-containing protein; amino-acid sequence: MTAAQLEHHLLYRLKFRQLRLLVAVDHHRNILKASKELNIAQPAATKSIRELEDIMNVPLFERSSRGVTPTLYGEVAIKHAKFMLSQVKQISEEITSISQGITGHINVGTLLAASPTLIPQSVLKLKEERPNITVTIIEGTNDKLMPALRTGDIDVVVGRLPEFREREGLKQDIIYDEPISIVSRKDHPLADHKNISFSDLKEYDWILPPPSTSLRRQIESEFRNAGLEPPLQSIESISILTNFTLLAETDMIAAMPNHVVENNNDLIKLPITFDAATSAVGISYRSDYTPSTAVNYFIETLKQVANEISDI